From the Argentina anserina chromosome 3, drPotAnse1.1, whole genome shotgun sequence genome, the window gtttacaatcccggtacaccaattcgatggtgtaggggattctactgcaggtgtcgattagtgggaatcgaaGGACGACTCCGGGGACtggaagttgttcattatcttgattgtggtgaggtttctattgCGAAGTggtgtgtgagaacttgtgaggatttatttgtgagttgtgagagagtgtgaggattattacatttccattttatataATGTTGATTtacaatttggtttgtaataattggttgtatgagttgtattgtgaactcagtattgatccgctgtgcatttaaatgatttcgattcgttgagattgttttggtgttgtaCGACTTcaatattttgagtttttatgctcgaaattttagggtcgttacactcGGCCCGGTCCGGCCCGGCTCATGAGTGACCGGTCCGGTCCGGGccttagtaaatttaaataaatgacAGCCCGagccgggccgggtattttTACAAATTCGAAGATCTAAAcccgcccacctaaggcgGGCCTTGCTGGCTTTTACGGGCAGGGCCTTGCgagcttgtattagaaaaaatatataatactctaatttaagggtttgaaataataaaagaattattagaaaacatcctaaaaaagtcacaaataaattctaatttcggaatattgtcgatcgacactaatagatgtgatagatatatatatttagggaccatgtaaaaaattcatccgTTGTGAAAtgatttgaccgtccgtacctactgtcaacaaaaaaaagacgtTTTCATATAATATAACCTCATTGATcgaggctttgccaaatagatttcttcagtgcggccgcacacgataggtaacaaaaatgaggtgatttcagatatacaaacggctttcggcgttcgcatatttgtaatagatcCTCCATTAggacatatttgtaataggtccttattaatggtgttttcgatataccggaaattccgacggtcaatggaggtccgaattggatgaaattttaaaatgatcactaaatatatatacttatcacATTAGATGGTAttgatcgattccgagaagtgtCCTTCATATAGgcacttcataatgtgatagttttattataaacctaatataaaggttataatacattagtggacacttcggcgatcgacatctccagttcgaaatatggtcgatcgacaccagtagatgtaattggtatatatatttaggtagCCCGTAGAAATTTCGTCCcatttggacatggtttgaccgttcgtaccaacgttCAACTAAAGAAAcgacgttttgacatattgaaacccaattgaccggggctttgccgaatagatttcttcagttcgaccgtgtacaataggtaacaaaaaataTGGAAGATATGGCTTTGCAATCACTTTGAGAGGATATTTTCTATGTGCAGTCACGCCACCGGTTTCAGTCATGTCTAAATCTTCTGCTCTTGCACCATCAGGCAATAGCCAGTCGAATTTCTGAACAAGATTTGCAAGAACAATCTCTACCACAATCATTGCAAAATTCATTCCTGGACATCCTCGCCGACCAGAACCAAATGGAATTAATTCAAAGTCATTTCCTTTAAAATCTATGGGACTGTTTAAGAACCTTTCCGGCTCAAATTGTTCAGGATTTGTATATAACTTTGGATCTCTTCCAATCGCCCATGCATTTACCATAACTTGTGTGTTAGCCTCAATGTTGTAACCAtaaattttcacttttttgtTGGACGATCTGGGAAGAAGTAATGGAAATGGTGGATGTAAACGAAAAGACTCTTTGATCACAGCCGTCAAGTAGTGCATTCCAACCAAATCATCCTCTGATAtatcctctttctttccaacaATTTCTCTCACCTCATTCTGCAATCTTTTCATCACCCTTGGGTTCCTCATTAGCTGAGACATCACCCACTCTAAGGTTGTGAATGTGGTGTCACTGCCGCCGGCAAACATATCCTGCAAATTTCGCATtaagttaattaaatattcCTCCTAAACAACAACCCAAGTTAAGATTCAAGCACCGTACTGCCTCTttaattacttaattttcGTTAATGTGAAAACTTATTTTATCTAGAAAACCAACTGATATAGTAAATTAAGTTTCATTCCTGCTGAATATAGTATAAAATTTTAAGATGTATAAGTACTAATGAGTATCGtactgaaatatatatatatatatatatatatgccacaATCAGAGTTATAAAGATTCTTAAAAGTATTAAAGGAAAGAAGATTCAAGAAAATAATACGTACCAGGATAGTACCCTTTATGGCAACTAGATCAATAACGACACCACGTGCGTTTTCTTTTTGAACCGAAAGCAAAATGTCCACAAAGTCCTTCTGGTCCTCATTATCGTTCAAACCATTGATATTGGATTTATCAATATGCTCTTGAACAACCATTTCAAGAAATGCATCTGTTCGTTTAACCAAGTCATCTAATTCAGCATCTAACCCAGTCAGGCGAGTAACCCAAGACAGCCATGGAATATAGTCACCAATGTTAACACGCGTGAAGAATTCTGTCAATTCTACAGCAATTTCCATGAACGACGTCTTCCCTCCATCTGCACCGAGATCGCTGTACCTCTTTCCAAAGGCAACTCTGCATATGATGTCATTACTAAGCTTCAAAAAGATGTCGCTTATATTCAAAGCCGTCGAGGATGAGGTGGAGGATGATGATATAGTGCTACAGGACTGTAGTATGTTGCTTATCATCGATCTTGTTTCCTCTTGTCGCACAGCACGGAAAGAACGAACCCTTTTGACGCTCAAAAGGTTTAACACAGATATACTTCTGAGCTGCCTCCAATGCTCGCCGTAAGGTGAAGTTACCATGTCACGGTAGTTGTAGGAAATCCTCTCAAAGAAAATGAACTTTGGTCTGTCGGAGAATATAAGGTCATGGGTTTTGAAGATTTGGGAGGCAGCCTCAGCCGATGAGATGACCAGGACTGGTCTGCTTCCGAAATGGAGCAGCATGAAAGGCCCATAACGTTGAGATAAGCTTTGGAGTGAGCGATGAGGGAGCGAGCCTATTTGGTGAAGGTTTCCGATGATGGGTAGCTTTGGGGGAGAAGGGGGCACAGATGATTTTGAAGAAGAGGACCATCTGCGTAATAGAAAGATGAACATGGCTAAGAGTAGTAgatgtttgaaagaaaaagattgcCAAAAAGGGACTGAAAAGGTTTCATTTAGTACAAGTTCTAGCATTTGCAGGAATTTTGGTGTCATCTTCTCTGCGGCTAAGTTATTGAGTTTGGAACTatgatttctgtttatttatagGGTGCACCCTGCATGGCAGAGTGAGTGGTACGTTTGATCTTATTCATCTTATTATACGCTAATTTGATACCAAACACCAGGAATCTGGAACGATCATATAATTAATTCTGATATAAGCTCGGAAAGAACGACTGGAACCCTTTTGAGGACAATTCACAACAAAGATTGTACAATTAGTCCATGCTTTGAATGGAATAGACGACCCAGAATACAAATTTTGGCAGTTAGAGTGAATTTTCAGCTAAAATAATACGCTCAATGAAGACCACGTGTGCCAAGCAAGAAAATAAATGGGTCTGTGTTGAGTGACTTgaattttcggttttcaagATAACTTAAAGCATGCTACTTTGGTGAGATTCGTTGATGATAATATCTAAAATTAAGCTAGTCAAGAACACTCTCTTTCAGCATTTTCATGCTCAAGTATTATGATATTCTCGCGAGGGCGTTAGGTAGCGTTGAAACGGTGTTTGAACAAAAAATGCAAAGATGTAACTTCTAAGTAACTTGGTAAACTCAAATTTCACTGATACCGGCCACTGAAATTAGACTGCAAACATG encodes:
- the LOC126787096 gene encoding cytochrome P450 736A117-like, producing the protein MTPKFLQMLELVLNETFSVPFWQSFSFKHLLLLAMFIFLLRRWSSSSKSSVPPSPPKLPIIGNLHQIGSLPHRSLQSLSQRYGPFMLLHFGSRPVLVISSAEAASQIFKTHDLIFSDRPKFIFFERISYNYRDMVTSPYGEHWRQLRSISVLNLLSVKRVRSFRAVRQEETRSMISNILQSCSTISSSSTSSSTALNISDIFLKLSNDIICRVAFGKRYSDLGADGGKTSFMEIAVELTEFFTRVNIGDYIPWLSWVTRLTGLDAELDDLVKRTDAFLEMVVQEHIDKSNINGLNDNEDQKDFVDILLSVQKENARGVVIDLVAIKGTILDMFAGGSDTTFTTLEWVMSQLMRNPRVMKRLQNEVREIVGKKEDISEDDLVGMHYLTAVIKESFRLHPPFPLLLPRSSNKKVKIYGYNIEANTQVMVNAWAIGRDPKLYTNPEQFEPERFLNSPIDFKGNDFELIPFGSGRRGCPGMNFAMIVVEIVLANLVQKFDWLLPDGARAEDLDMTETGGVTAHRKYPLKVIAKPYLPYFLLPICLYEGHFSESINTI